The DNA segment aataatagtaataataataataataatgataacagCTTGGATTACTAAAGCGACAGGATTGGAAGAGGCGCCAAACTGAAGAATACTAATGCTGCAAAATGACTCCAAGGCATTAAATCCAAAATGAAACTTTACAATAAAGTTTTTGTTTCCTCCTcaatgttgaggcagatggggTCTCTTTTCCAACATTTCATAATGAAGAACAAAATTATCCTGCAAGGAGGTTGTACATTAGACCCTAAAAATAGAACAATAGTTATTGgggaataaaataatatatcttggGAGCAGGAGGAAGAGTTCAGGAGCACCACCGATAGAGTATAATATTTGCAAAAACTAACCTTGCGGACGGTTTCAAATATGCTTGGTTCGAAACAGTGGTAAGATCCCCTCTCGTATGTGTTTGTTTTAACCAGCGGCTCCATGTTGGGAACTCTTATAAACCACAAACGATGTTCCTTGTGATAAAACCAACCTCTGTTGTAACTGCGAGCAACAACCCCTACTTAGTTACAAGTTATCCAATTGGGAAAACGATTTCCCagaattaaaacttaaaaatttgtcaaattattttaatctaggGGAGATGTGCGTACAGCTCATTGGAGGCATATAATTGTGCTTCATCTTTGGGCATgctgcaaaaaaaaatatttttatatttgattatacaATAGCAGGCAAGTCAATGAAAAAGTAATTGATATTCAGATTTTATAGGCACCtgtaaaatatgtaaaacaatGTTTCCACCGAAAACTTTGAAAAGTATCCTTGCTGCATCAtgcaataacaaaaattagCCCAAATAAATGGTTTGAAAGTTAAACATTATGTAAAAATCTCACATGTAGAGNAGGTGGCTGTTTAGCATAATAACATTNTGGCACATTAAACTCTGGATCGCCCTTAGCAGGTTCATCAGACCATGGAGAACCAAAGGTCTTGTGAAGATTTTCTGATGAATTCAAATTTAACCCCAAGGTAGTTAGATCAATTCCAAGAGCAAGAGACGTCAGGTCAGGATCACTCATCCTGATCACACTTAACAAGCCAAGCAAACCAAATGGATCTGGTTGTGTGGTTTGAATAGACTTCATGCCCTGATCCCTAAAAGATTGATTTACAGCTGACATTTGTAGGCGGAACTGCGACTGGTTTTGATGCTGTTGATATTGCTGAATAAGCTGGTCGTATGAACCCATACCAGAAACTGTATTCGGAGAATTTAAAGGCCTTAATCCAATACCAGGAGGTCCACTGGTCTAAACCAAAATACAACAGCAATAAGAATGTCAGCACTTTGTAATACTTCAGTGAGAAGTAAgaaatttcattttcagaaaGCACATCTCGAGATAAACCAAAGAGAAAAAAGGGAATAGGAGCTTATTCATTATGAAACAAGCTCCCCCATTGATGAATAAAACTTGCACCTGTGAATGATAGGTTGAATGTGGAGAAGGGAAAATATCTGATCCATGCAAATGGAGAAGATCCTGGTTGTTAACAGATGANAAAGAGACATTGCCACTACTGACAGAAGGAGCATGCTGTTGCTGTTGTGCTCGATGTGACGAATATGTACCCCCCAAGCTGAAACCAGCTGACCTTCCCATCTGCAGATAGAAAGCATGGGGAGTTCAGAGAAATGTATATAGACTTCTAGATCTTTTTAAACAGTTCTTAGATCCATCAATATTGTGCAAAAAAGNTTTCTAANTCTTTTATAACAAGTAGCTCACAGAGAAATGCTGTGATTGCATCATTGGTACAGCATTGTCATGAAGTTGTTCTTTCTGGTGCATATCCATAGCATAATCTGCATTACCGCCTGCCCACAGAATATGgcaacaaacaaatattgaaaTCAATTAAGCAACTTTGACTCAAGTATAACTCGGTAAATCAACACATCCCCaaccaaaaataattagaaaaacacAGCTCTCATTTCCACATGGGCATAAAAAATTCTTCAGCGCAAACCAAAAAGTAGTTAATTCCCTTGCAAAAATTGAGACAAGAAAGCATACTcactaaatatataatagataatTTAGATGCTTATCTTGAAACAGAAAGCAGGGTGcatataaatatcaaaaccaAATAACGAAACAACACTGAGAATAATAAAGGTATAGAGTAAGAAAGCCAACACTGAAAGTAAACATGCATACAGATCCAGAAGACCTTCCTAATATATAGGataaatttcattgaaaaaCCACTCTCTCTCTAAGAAGACACTCTTTAACCTTCAAAATAGAAGGCATACTACACCTTTGAATCCTGGTAAAGCTGGGAAATCTTCATTCTGAATGCTAAACTCTTGGTTTTGTTGAACAATGGGACTGACGCCAAGACCCTGTTTTCGTAAAGAACCTGAAATAGTTTTGGTTATAccattatttattgtttaaggTGCACAAataaaccaagcataaaacatCATTTATCTTCTCTTACCCAACTGTCCTTGAGGCCCTCCAGCAGAACTTGGACGACTTGTCAGTTGAGGGAAGTCATTGATATCAAAAGGGGAGCTGTCATTGGTATTCACATCATTCAGCATTCCCATAGAGTTCAAGTTACTTACTGCTTGCACATGGCTTTGGGAAAGTGGACCTCCAGCGCTGGGATAAGAATTTCCTAGCATTGAAATTACCTGTGGAGATCCTGCATCCAGAAAATTGTTCATTACCAGTCTTCTCTATTCAAGGGGGAAACTTACATACTCAATACGGAGAAACATACAAAAAACTTaatcatgcaattcatacaTATCTCAATAAACAGTTCTTTCAGTTGCTTTCAATCAGATTTTGCTACCCTATAGACAAGACATCCGCAATGGAGCCATAATTGAGTAACCACAGAACTTCAACACTTTTTTGTTGAGAAAAGTATTCAAACTTAAAATCTTCTACTCTAAACATAGATGGTTAAATAGGTTTGGTTGTGGAATGTCGTAGAAACATGGGAGACATAGGATGGCAAGTGATAGGAAATCTTCAAAATGAATTACAATCTTCTAAATAAAAGATCATGACAATTAAATGTCTGCATGTGGTGCAATCACATAATAATTTCATACCATAACGGCCACAAACTATAAATCCCAGAAACATTTAATTATAGCTAAACTAACTTACCCCAAGCATCAAATACTCCTTGTAATGTATAAAGAGGCTGTTTCTGGATTTAAACCCAATACCCGGCTTGCCCTCTTCTAGAACTATTGTAAAAAAGGAAGATTACATGGTTGTAATTATGTTGACTAGAATAATTGCATGGTCTTGTATTTATGACTCGTACAGATATATGCTCCGTGGGTAATTCAACACACAGAATTCACTATATGTATATTGATGTCTCcagttttcaaatataaatcGCAATTGAAAGAAAACTCCAAAATGCTTCATATCTTACCACCAGGAATCTCACCAAGGAAAATAGTTGACGAACCTACTCTCAAAAATTAGGAGTGGTTGCCTTGATCAAAGGAACAACAACAGCTGCAAAGCCATCCACCATGGCAACCTAAGAAGTCAACCCTNNNNNNNNNNNNNNNNNNNNNNNNNNNNNNNNNNNNNNNNNNNNNNNNNNNNNNNNNNNNTGCTAGATGGCTCCTATTGCAAACTCTAGAAAACAACAAAGTGAagaatcatgaaaaaaaaaatagaagaaagaggAAGCTCAAGACTTCGCGTTGTTACTATTAGAGGAACATACTAGCAGGGGCACAAATATGTTCTGTGCCAGTAAAAAAGGAGGGAATTAAAGAAGCATTATTAGGAGCAATTTTGTAAAACCCTTACTAGGAAAAATGTAACTGAAAATAATTAGTAAGGGACTATATTGAAAAGAATTAAGAGAGTacacaaataaataagaaaaagataaaaacaaaacaggAGTGGGCTGAATCGAATGTTACATTTTATCtcaacaaattttcattaaGTGAAGTTGCTCAAGGAAACATAGCACCCCAAGAATTGAGCAAGCAATGTGGAACTTCCCAACACCCAACACCCACCACCCCACCACCAGATATCTTCCTGAACAGGCTAGCCTACCACAATAGGCAAATTATTATGATGGGCTCTAAACTTTAATATCATGATAGGAATTAAGCACAAGAGAGTTTAACCTAAAAGACTAGTCCATTAAATGAGAGAGTCTCATGGCACAAGTACCGCATGACATCCAAACTCAATTGGGACTCCTAACATTGTCACCCCCTTTAAGGGCTAATATCCACAATGGCTTTCACTCTGTCGGCATCGACCCAATGGTAATCCTTTCCTCTTTGAGATGATTTTACTCGTCTATTAGTATTCATTTTCCATCTTAATCCAACCAATAGGTAGCCTTTTCCGCAACCCAACTCTCAATGAAAGCACCAACTTAAGAACAAAAGGAAAGTTAAATCCAAGACACTAGCCCCTTAAGTTTAATGATTTAAGTACCACATCAAGTAGCTCATCCTATTCAAAGTGGAACTCCTAACATACCATGTTAGATTTCATCTCGAAACCTATTGGCTTTAAGTGTGGTTACCTGATAATTATACAAGTAAAACCCCAAGAATTAAGACAAGTTATGGGGGACTTCCAAACATCAAAAAGTCtttaaagaaaagattaaatacaaaaaaaaaaaagataaaaacaaaaatagaaaaagttaacATAACAATTATTAGGAGGTCTTATTTGAAAAgggttaaaaagaaaaaaccaaaacaaatagaaaatgaaatttgaatgaGACAAAACGTGAATCTTTTATCCTGCAAAAACCAGATATGATTCAGGGCCCAGACGAGTTTTCGGATCCCACCCTGAAGACACTCCCACTTCATGAAAGATGCCATAATCTCACGACAATAAGTGTTTGCACCAGCTACAATCATAAGTGACAAAACCCACTCCTATATCAAATCAACAACGCAGTCAACGTACTGGGTGCTATTCAACCAGTGAGTAACTTATTGAACCACATGAACCAgtacatattaaatattataaactatATCCACAAGAtgatatatttaagttatattttacataGTTAATTAATTTGGCTCAGTTGTTTTCTCTTATCTCACAAGAGGGACATGGGTTCGATCCACCTCAAGACCAAAATCTTTAAATCCTTTACTTTAGACATGCTTAGCCGCACAGGTCAGTAGCCACAATATGCCAGGTTTGTGGACCATGCAGGACAGCTTTGGCAGGATGTGCATTTGGAGCACAGGCGTAGATCACCTTTGCGAATAGACAGTTCAATctaagaaaatgtaaaaaaggaattgaaaaaacaaatctaACTCCTAAAATGAACATTTTGAGTTCTCTTTTCCAGTTCTTAAGAAAATCTTCCCAAAAAGGCCCACTTTGCACAGGACCTACACGCCCAAACCACAACCATCTCTGTAATTTTCATTTCAGTAGATGCAAACCCAACCCAGACCTGGACTCCGCTCTAAAACCTCACCCCTCTGCCATTTCCGGACCCAAAACACAATATCCATGAAACACAATATAAGGAGAAAAGCAGCCACAGTGATGTTTCTTGTGGCTATCACAATGTGATACCATTATAATTGCATTTCTGTTGCCAGCCAATATTTAACAACAGTGACCAGGACCCCGTCTAAAAAGCAGATAATGTTGACACATCCCTGATGTAACTTATACGAGACTAAACTAACCCAGCCTGGTGAATGAAGGCTCCACATTACATGAGATACGGGTGAGGGTCATCTTATGCAGCTTTAAGCCTTGCGCAAAGAGACTTTTAGAGACTCAAACAAATTACCCAATATGTCACAACCAGTAACTTGCAAAAACAATACAGTTGTCAATTGATGCTGCAAAGAAGGCATCACAAAACAGTATCCTAGAAATTGAAATAGAAAGAGATGAAAAGCTATCCCTAAAAAGAAGTGTAGCAGTAAATCTTGCTGTGCAAAATTTTACATGCATACGTTAATATATAAATgtctttatataaatatgaagaaTAACCTCACTATTAATCCCttggaaaaaaaaagttcacaCCATTAATGCACTTGTAACAATAAAAATGCATACCTTGTGGAAGCACACCACTCATTAATCGATTCTGTCCTTGCATACCTAAACCACTGGATCCACTGTTTGCACCCAAATTTAGACGAGATGCAAGAGCAGGCACAGACAATCCTCCACCAGTCCTTCCGATATTCCCTCCAACCATGTTTCCCACAGAACTAGTGATTCTAGGACCTGCATTTCCCAAAATTGGGGATACTCCCAATCCTGGAACAGCATTTCGGTTACCAATTGCACCAGATGTAGGAAGAATCCCAGGAATAGAACCACCAACTCCATTTGTGCTACTACTAAATCCAGGGTTTCCTACAACACTTATACCTCCTCTATTGGTGACTCCTGAATGTCCGTGGGAGCTTCCATGAGATAGCTGCAAATATAATGGGGACAGGTGAAAAACCAGTAAATAGCCTAccaaaaaaatagaataacagAATGAGAGGTGAGAATACACAAAAACTTTCAATTGTTACACCTAAACTCCCAAAAACCAATAATACATACCTGAGACAATGCAACTGGTAGATTGTTGGATGTAAATCTTCCACTAGAAAGGCTTCCAGTGGAATGTTGAACACCACCAGATGGCACATTATTTATAGTTGAATTTCTCGATGTGAGTGAACCGGGCATGTTGGGAACATTAAAGCTCCCATGAATATTGTGCAATCCTTGAATAGCTCCTGCAGCAAGAACCTATCAATTATACAACTAGACGGGAAGATGAAATGTAGTAAATCCAGTAAAAGCTCCCCACCAGTGTGATGAAAAATTGGGGAGGCTGCACCAGACTGACCAGAAAACGATGTCGCAAAAGATCGTCNGGCACCATCTGGAAGATTTGAAGCAGATCCATTCAGAGAAGACTGCAACGAAAACTCTGCTAggattaaaaattaagataggcatgctaaaaaataaaatacataaggCAAAGGGAAATCAGCATCTTACAATATGTAtgtataatattatagaaagcactgaagttttaaaaattattgtaattttctAACCATGCACCGAGGAAAGTGCCAGTAGTAAACAAGCGCATAAAAAGATTTCgtaaaatacattttagatAACATGATTAAAAGTGTTTGAATAATAAAGATGAATTGATGACTCCTGATTGTCCTATAATGTTCCAATCATATAACAGTGTTCGAATAGATGCCACTGTCCTTTCGTTTGTCAGAGAGTTTAAATCTCcaaaatctttttcttcaaaattttggcAAAACATTCTAAAAAGGTGTACTACTAAAATCCATAAACACCACAAAAGTCTTATAACAAATGGCTGTTGGTGAGTGGAGACACATTTCAACCGTGTATCCTAATCAAAGCACCATGCTACCATGCCTGTATGCAACACATCATACACCAAACAGAGCCATTACTAGAAATGTTTTTGCGTTGAACATgaatgaaaggaaaatatatCAAGATGAAATGTGTAACTCAACTGAGAACAGAAATCGTATAAACCCCAATATAAGTCATCTACTTCAATTTAGCAGGAGAAAGGTCaaattttttccttaaaataaatcaaaatacagCATTACAACAGTTTAGTAGGCATGACCAAGAAAAAGAGTGAAGGGAAATATCAAGTACTGAAAATAATCACTAAGagacataatgaaaaaaaaatgggaaagCGAGAAGCTTTTTGGGACATTAGGGAATACATTAAGTAACCCCGACATGgcatgaatttcaaaatgtcaAGCCAAAAATCATCCCTTGCTGAAAATGGTCCTCCTTTGTATTCAAAGTCCTCAGAACAATATGAGAAGTGTTTCCTTAACAACCTAAAATAACATGACGTAAAAGACAATATTAGACACAATACAATGCAGTAACTTCTTTGTAAccaacaataaaagaaaactaaaccaAACTAGTGAAAATGCAAAAATGAAGTTACATTAGACAAGTTCTCCCATTAGATCCCGTTTCCTTCCCCAAACTAACATGAAAGTCATCCAtgttttatcatgtttttttaaGTTGAAACAGCCCAGACCTCACCTGAACTCAGCTGACCAAGACACAAGCTGAGTTCAAGTAGAGTTTGGGTTTattccaaatgaaaaaaaacgGGGCCAATCCCTAATAACTAAACACGGTACTCTATAAATCCAGGTCATTTCTCCAAACAAATAATATGAAAACGTCCGCAAACTTCAAGAACAAACGAGGCAAAACTTGCAAAATGAACTAACATTATGAGTTTAACAGGCATGCAATATTaagttaaaagtttaatattcaTTGTCATATCAAACCTCGTCCTAAGTATGgcttttatgaatattattaaaaacactAACAAATTTATCACTAACGATGGTTTGTCATTGGGTAGCAGCATAAAAACCCTTTATATTGCTGGTGGATATACTATTTATTCTAAACAATATCTTAAATTGCAGATGCAATTTTGTTCGATCATTGATACCTCGTGAATTTGCAGGATAAATAAAACCTCTATTAGATCTTGAttctacattttatttattttctggcATCAAGGTATAAACTGCAGTTTCACCTAGAATAAACACATGTTGAAGTTGCAGCATTGTCCACAACCACATCAACTCACAATTATGAAGTGACTCCTATCGATACAAAAAGCCCCAAACAACTGCAGTGCAACCACAACATTCGAAATGTTCCagttttgtttcaaaaatagaaaaccaCAAATGGACTCATCACAACTCATGTCACAACAGTCCCAACACACTCATGTCAACCCCAATTTGCAGTTAACAGAAAAACTTCGACCCCAGACTCAATTTAAAAACACGAAAGAAACAACCGACGCATATTCCACAACTCCCCCGTgcactaattaaaaatatacgtACTGCGCTAAGCTTAGCTGTAGCAACAATACGCAAACCctaaatctaaattaatttcCAACCAACCATGCAcataatttcttcataaagaaaCCAAGGCGGGAAAAGAATAAATTCGAAGCAAAAACCATTGCGGACACAGCTATAATCACGAGCAACAACAAGATACAGAAACTGAACAGCGTTAAATCTTGCAATTGCGTATTCCTGAATCCTTTCACATCGTAGACCAAGCAAGCATGTAACATATTACAGAAAGAAAGAGCCCCACACTACCAACCATTGGCAACAACAGATAGGTTTCAGTTCAGAGAATCAAATTAGGAACAATAACCTACGCCGAAATTGGAAGCTGAAGAACTTGAATAAATGCGTGCAGAGTTAGGAGTGAGGGATAAGAGTTATGAGGATCTAAAGGAAGACAATGATGAACTGGAAAGCATAGTAGATCGAAGTTAAGACGAGTCAGGATCAACTCGGAGAGGAAGAGAGAGTACCTGAGAAGCAGATCAGAGCTAGTTCTGAGTCAAAGACCAAGTTCGGGTGCCCTAAATCGGAACCAGAGAAGAGAAAGTGAAAGATACAaaacaagagagagaaaatcaatggttgagattgggttgggtttgaaagtaGGAGAGAAGGTTTATAAAATGTGTATAACTTTTGCGCTCTGTTCCAAAACATAGGGTTCGGAATTGAATCATCTTGGGCCTAATTTCTAGTCTACTGATTCATTTATCAGCAAAACTTTCTGCCATTAAACACTACCTATTGATCTGATTAATCTTcctaatataaattaagtatgtataaaaacaaattagtcaattttataattttataatttttttgtggaCTGTCATTaagttttttgaaatattattatggTGTGAAgttattaattcaaaattgttatttcatTGTTATGACTCATATGATGTTCTTCAAATAATATAGAATATATTAGTTAAATATCTATatcaattaataaagaaaatttctttacagaatgcattttttatatattttattatcaattttactcttgtttatatatatatacaagattctctttttttgtcatatttatttttcctatatattttttaaataactttcttttaaaaaaaagtgattattttataattttatcttttcgctaaatttaatcatttttttatttgatcattttttaaaattaatatttttttaataaatgttttcttaaattaaaataactattttattaattttatagtttcttaaaatttaactattttcttaaacttaGTTATTTTTTTGGTTGTAAAGctacctataaaataaataaaaatgatttacattaaaattataaaatttatttatatttaatttcgtaataataatttattatcataaaaaaattataaacatgcAGCATGTGTTTTCCCTCGTAGAGatagttttttataattacttttcaaaaatatttttttctataaattgaataatatattttattttaataacaattacaaaaatactactttttaattattataaaacaaaagtgGACAACTTGGGTAATTAAAGCCAATAcgattatatatttgtttactcgcatttctcaaaaaataaattacagtggacaccgtattctcaccgttttcttttttattggcGGTGAATGGCTTTATGCAATGACTCAGGTTTGTCTTTGGGATGGAATGTCATGAGATATTAAAAAAACGTAAGTTTTTCATaagaggaaactagcaaagggagaaggtgcatcatgctacccaaagacacaagaaaaaactgtaccaaaacacaacgaaaacacattttaatcggttcaaataaaagataatacatcaaatattactttaatcagattaaa comes from the Vigna radiata var. radiata cultivar VC1973A chromosome 2, Vradiata_ver6, whole genome shotgun sequence genome and includes:
- the LOC106756312 gene encoding probable NOT transcription complex subunit VIP2 isoform X4 encodes the protein MPGSLTSRNSTINNVPSGGVQHSTGSLSSGRFTSNNLPVALSQLSHGSSHGHSGVTNRGGISVVGNPGFSSSTNGVGGSIPGILPTSGAIGNRNAVPGLGVSPILGNAGPRITSSVGNMVGGNIGRTGGGLSVPALASRLNLGANSGSSGLGMQGQNRLMSGVLPQGSPQVISMLGNSYPSAGGPLSQSHVQAVSNLNSMGMLNDVNTNDSSPFDINDFPQLTSRPSSAGGPQGQLGSLRKQGLGVSPIVQQNQEFSIQNEDFPALPGFKGGNADYAMDMHQKEQLHDNAVPMMQSQHFSMGRSAGFSLGGTYSSHRAQQQQHAPSVSSGNVSXSSVNNQDLLHLHGSDIFPSPHSTYHSQTSGPPGIGLRPLNSPNTVSGMGSYDQLIQQYQQHQNQSQFRLQMSAVNQSFRDQGMKSIQTTQPDPFGLLGLLSVIRMSDPDLTSLALGIDLTTLGLNLNSSENLHKTFGSPWSDEPAKGDPEFNVPXCYYAKQPPXLHQGYFSKFSVETLFYIFYSMPKDEAQLYASNELYNRGWFYHKEHRLWFIRVPNMEPLVKTNTYERGSYHCFEPSIFETVRKDNFVLHYEMLEKRPHLPQH
- the LOC106756312 gene encoding probable NOT transcription complex subunit VIP2 isoform X3, whose protein sequence is MSGLLNSSLNGSASNLPDGAXRSFATSFSGQSGAASPIFHHTGAIQGLHNIHGSFNVPNMPGSLTSRNSTINNVPSGGVQHSTGSLSSGRFTSNNLPVALSQLSHGSSHGHSGVTNRGGLGVSPILGNAGPRITSSVGNMVGGNIGRTGGGLSVPALASRLNLGANSGSSGLGMQGQNRLMSGVLPQGSPQVISMLGNSYPSAGGPLSQSHVQAVSNLNSMGMLNDVNTNDSSPFDINDFPQLTSRPSSAGGPQGQLGSLRKQGLGVSPIVQQNQEFSIQNEDFPALPGFKGGNADYAMDMHQKEQLHDNAVPMMQSQHFSMGRSAGFSLGGTYSSHRAQQQQHAPSVSSGNVSXSSVNNQDLLHLHGSDIFPSPHSTYHSQTSGPPGIGLRPLNSPNTVSGMGSYDQLIQQYQQHQNQSQFRLQMSAVNQSFRDQGMKSIQTTQPDPFGLLGLLSVIRMSDPDLTSLALGIDLTTLGLNLNSSENLHKTFGSPWSDEPAKGDPEFNVPXCYYAKQPPXLHQGYFSKFSVETLFYIFYSMPKDEAQLYASNELYNRGWFYHKEHRLWFIRVPNMEPLVKTNTYERGSYHCFEPSIFETVRKDNFVLHYEMLEKRPHLPQH
- the LOC106756312 gene encoding probable NOT transcription complex subunit VIP2 isoform X2 → MSGLLNSSLNGSASNLPDGAXRSFATSFSGAIQGLHNIHGSFNVPNMPGSLTSRNSTINNVPSGGVQHSTGSLSSGRFTSNNLPVALSQLSHGSSHGHSGVTNRGGISVVGNPGFSSSTNGVGGSIPGILPTSGAIGNRNAVPGLGVSPILGNAGPRITSSVGNMVGGNIGRTGGGLSVPALASRLNLGANSGSSGLGMQGQNRLMSGVLPQGSPQVISMLGNSYPSAGGPLSQSHVQAVSNLNSMGMLNDVNTNDSSPFDINDFPQLTSRPSSAGGPQGQLGSLRKQGLGVSPIVQQNQEFSIQNEDFPALPGFKGGNADYAMDMHQKEQLHDNAVPMMQSQHFSMGRSAGFSLGGTYSSHRAQQQQHAPSVSSGNVSXSSVNNQDLLHLHGSDIFPSPHSTYHSQTSGPPGIGLRPLNSPNTVSGMGSYDQLIQQYQQHQNQSQFRLQMSAVNQSFRDQGMKSIQTTQPDPFGLLGLLSVIRMSDPDLTSLALGIDLTTLGLNLNSSENLHKTFGSPWSDEPAKGDPEFNVPXCYYAKQPPXLHQGYFSKFSVETLFYIFYSMPKDEAQLYASNELYNRGWFYHKEHRLWFIRVPNMEPLVKTNTYERGSYHCFEPSIFETVRKDNFVLHYEMLEKRPHLPQH
- the LOC106756312 gene encoding probable NOT transcription complex subunit VIP2 isoform X1, whose protein sequence is MSGLLNSSLNGSASNLPDGAXRSFATSFSGQSGAASPIFHHTGAIQGLHNIHGSFNVPNMPGSLTSRNSTINNVPSGGVQHSTGSLSSGRFTSNNLPVALSQLSHGSSHGHSGVTNRGGISVVGNPGFSSSTNGVGGSIPGILPTSGAIGNRNAVPGLGVSPILGNAGPRITSSVGNMVGGNIGRTGGGLSVPALASRLNLGANSGSSGLGMQGQNRLMSGVLPQGSPQVISMLGNSYPSAGGPLSQSHVQAVSNLNSMGMLNDVNTNDSSPFDINDFPQLTSRPSSAGGPQGQLGSLRKQGLGVSPIVQQNQEFSIQNEDFPALPGFKGGNADYAMDMHQKEQLHDNAVPMMQSQHFSMGRSAGFSLGGTYSSHRAQQQQHAPSVSSGNVSXSSVNNQDLLHLHGSDIFPSPHSTYHSQTSGPPGIGLRPLNSPNTVSGMGSYDQLIQQYQQHQNQSQFRLQMSAVNQSFRDQGMKSIQTTQPDPFGLLGLLSVIRMSDPDLTSLALGIDLTTLGLNLNSSENLHKTFGSPWSDEPAKGDPEFNVPXCYYAKQPPXLHQGYFSKFSVETLFYIFYSMPKDEAQLYASNELYNRGWFYHKEHRLWFIRVPNMEPLVKTNTYERGSYHCFEPSIFETVRKDNFVLHYEMLEKRPHLPQH